One Caulobacter segnis genomic window carries:
- a CDS encoding S9 family peptidase, producing the protein MKKLLAASAAVLALAAAVPGLAQQVERREIGNQILENVPVAAPAIREGLAKYQNARSAYFDDWAANGGMVVTTRFGNTNQLHLVAGPGADRSQITFYDEPVGVAHTLPNGQILFSKDTGGDEWFQLFLRDADGKTVQLTEAGTRNQSPAWSKDGSVLVWSRATKGSADYDVLMRDPSGATKVIYKGQGQVSPIAVSPDGKTVLLGRYFSINESKRWLLDVATGALTELNPSKAKIAYDGGKFTPDGKSVLLLSDEGSDFLRLTQIDLATGAKVNVSGERPWDIEDFALSDDGRILAYVVNEDGYSKLVVRDFRTRRALPQPELPAGVVSGIAFSPDASKLGFSLAAPTAASDAWSWGVTDAKLERWTASELGGLDAKALATPELVRYPSFDKRSIPAFVYRPKLAAGQRAPVIIDIHGGPEGQSRPTFNAFHQHTVAELGAAVIVTNVRGSTGYGKTYLNLDNAEKREDSVKDIGALLDWIKTQPDLDPNRVVVYGQSYGGYMSLAVMTHYSDRLAGGIERYGISNFVSFLQNTEAYRRDLRRAEYGDERDPKMLKAFETISPMNNVSRITKPMLVMQGWNDPRVPKSESDQVVAKLREKGIETWYVQFKDEGHGFLKKANNDRRREVETQFLQKVLGVSPAQ; encoded by the coding sequence ATGAAGAAGCTGCTCGCCGCCTCGGCCGCCGTCCTGGCCCTCGCCGCCGCCGTTCCCGGACTCGCCCAGCAGGTCGAGCGCCGCGAGATCGGCAATCAGATCCTCGAGAACGTGCCGGTCGCGGCGCCGGCGATCCGCGAGGGCCTGGCAAAGTACCAGAACGCCCGCTCGGCCTATTTCGACGACTGGGCGGCGAATGGCGGCATGGTCGTCACCACGCGCTTCGGCAACACCAATCAGCTGCACCTGGTGGCCGGCCCGGGCGCCGACCGTAGCCAGATCACCTTCTATGACGAGCCCGTCGGCGTGGCCCACACCCTGCCGAACGGCCAGATCCTGTTCTCCAAGGACACCGGCGGCGACGAGTGGTTCCAGCTCTTTCTGCGCGACGCCGACGGCAAGACGGTCCAGCTGACCGAGGCGGGCACGCGCAACCAGTCGCCGGCCTGGTCAAAGGACGGTTCGGTGCTGGTCTGGTCGCGGGCGACCAAGGGCTCGGCCGACTACGACGTGCTGATGCGCGACCCGTCGGGCGCGACCAAGGTGATCTACAAGGGCCAGGGTCAGGTCTCGCCGATCGCGGTGTCGCCCGACGGCAAGACGGTGCTGCTGGGTCGCTACTTCTCGATCAACGAGTCCAAGCGCTGGCTGCTGGACGTGGCGACCGGCGCGCTGACCGAGCTGAACCCGAGCAAGGCCAAGATCGCTTACGACGGCGGCAAGTTCACACCGGACGGCAAGTCAGTGCTGCTGCTGTCGGACGAGGGCTCGGACTTCCTGCGCCTGACGCAGATCGACCTGGCCACGGGCGCGAAGGTCAATGTCTCGGGCGAGCGTCCCTGGGACATCGAGGACTTCGCCCTGTCCGACGACGGCCGGATCCTGGCCTATGTCGTCAACGAGGACGGCTATTCGAAGCTGGTCGTGCGGGACTTCCGCACCCGTCGCGCGCTGCCGCAGCCCGAGCTGCCGGCTGGCGTCGTCTCCGGCATCGCCTTCTCGCCCGACGCCTCGAAGCTGGGCTTCAGCCTGGCCGCGCCGACCGCCGCCAGCGACGCCTGGAGCTGGGGCGTGACCGACGCCAAGCTGGAACGCTGGACGGCCTCGGAGCTGGGCGGGCTGGACGCCAAGGCGCTGGCGACCCCGGAGCTGGTCCGCTACCCCTCGTTCGACAAGCGCTCGATCCCGGCATTTGTCTATCGGCCCAAGCTGGCCGCTGGCCAGCGAGCGCCGGTGATCATCGACATCCATGGCGGGCCGGAGGGCCAGTCGCGCCCGACCTTCAACGCCTTCCACCAGCACACGGTGGCCGAGCTGGGCGCGGCGGTGATCGTCACCAACGTCCGCGGCTCGACCGGCTACGGCAAGACCTACCTGAACCTCGACAACGCCGAGAAGCGCGAGGACTCGGTCAAGGACATCGGCGCGCTGCTGGACTGGATCAAGACGCAGCCAGACCTCGATCCCAACCGGGTGGTGGTCTACGGCCAGTCGTACGGCGGCTACATGTCGCTGGCCGTGATGACCCACTATTCCGACCGCCTGGCCGGCGGGATCGAGCGCTACGGGATCAGCAACTTCGTCTCGTTCCTGCAGAACACCGAGGCCTACCGCCGCGACCTGCGCCGGGCCGAGTACGGCGATGAGCGCGACCCGAAGATGCTGAAGGCCTTCGAGACGATTTCGCCGATGAACAACGTCTCCAGGATCACCAAGCCGATGCTGGTCATGCAGGGCTGGAACGATCCGCGCGTGCCCAAGTCCGAATCCGACCAGGTGGTCGCCAAGTTGCGCGAGAAGGGGATCGAGACCTGGTACGTCCAGTTCAAGGACGAGGGCCACGGCTTCCTGAAGAAGGCCAACAACGACCGCCGCCGCGAGGTGGAAACCCAGTTCCTGCAGAAGGTGCTGGGCGTTTCTCCGGCCCAGTAG
- a CDS encoding ArsR/SmtB family transcription factor codes for MDKPAGALDEVFQALADPTRRAILDRLAQGAASVGELAAPFDMALTSFMKHLKILERAGWIATRKSGRVRTCAIVTDRFADVGAWVYGHRALWENRQG; via the coding sequence ATGGACAAGCCCGCCGGAGCGCTCGACGAGGTCTTCCAGGCGCTGGCCGACCCGACCCGGCGGGCGATCCTCGATCGTCTCGCCCAGGGGGCGGCCAGCGTCGGCGAACTGGCCGCGCCGTTCGACATGGCCCTGACCTCGTTCATGAAGCACCTGAAGATTCTGGAGCGGGCCGGCTGGATCGCCACCCGCAAGTCGGGCCGCGTGAGGACCTGCGCCATCGTCACCGACCGCTTCGCCGACGTCGGCGCCTGGGTCTATGGCCACCGCGCGCTCTGGGAGAACCGTCAAGGCTGA
- a CDS encoding VOC family protein, with translation MAKVNYVTVGSNDLEKAKTFYDGLLGSIGFKPLFEHPSGGRLYRGDGCMFGVLGPFDGNPACIGNGMMGGFAFDTVEEVDAFHAKALELGGKDEGAPGARMPKAYFAYFRDLDGNKLCGYKIG, from the coding sequence ATGGCCAAGGTAAACTATGTGACGGTGGGCTCGAACGACCTGGAGAAGGCCAAGACCTTCTACGATGGACTCCTGGGCTCAATCGGCTTCAAGCCGTTGTTCGAGCATCCGTCCGGCGGCCGCCTTTATCGTGGCGACGGCTGCATGTTCGGGGTGCTGGGCCCGTTCGACGGCAACCCGGCCTGCATCGGCAACGGGATGATGGGCGGCTTCGCCTTCGACACCGTCGAGGAGGTCGACGCCTTCCACGCCAAGGCCCTGGAGCTGGGCGGCAAGGACGAGGGCGCGCCCGGCGCGCGGATGCCCAAGGCCTATTTCGCCTATTTCCGCGACCTCGATGGCAACAAGCTCTGCGGCTACAAGATCGGCTAG
- the recF gene encoding DNA replication/repair protein RecF (All proteins in this family for which functions are known are DNA-binding proteins that assist the filamentation of RecA onto DNA for the initiation of recombination or recombinational repair.): MASAALLSLTLTDFRSYERARLETEGRSVYLFGANGAGKTNLLEAISLLTPGKGLRGASMAEVGRRLPGEAVGRAWAVAAEVESGEDAPVRIGTGVEQGGAARRAVRIEGETVSPGRLADHVRPIWLTPAQDRLFLEAASERRRFFDRLVFAGEPAHAANANAYDKAQRERMRLLTDAAEAGAPPDATWLNALEARLAESGALMSQARARTLLALQAEIDGRGDRPFPQARLTLTGEWEKMALDGVPFAEIEERLASALAAARPRDGAAGRALTGPHRGDLAIFHVEKDRPAAECSTGEQKALILNLVLAQAARLSRAESAPNPVILLDEVAAHLDLTRRAALADELTALKLQAFLTGTDESLFDHLKGRALGVRVGEAGLTVLEDE, translated from the coding sequence ATGGCGTCGGCCGCTCTGCTTTCCCTGACCCTGACGGATTTCCGCTCGTACGAGCGCGCCCGCCTCGAGACCGAGGGGCGCAGCGTCTATCTGTTCGGCGCCAACGGGGCCGGAAAGACCAATCTTCTCGAGGCCATCAGCCTTCTGACCCCCGGCAAGGGGCTGCGCGGCGCCAGCATGGCCGAGGTCGGCCGCCGCCTGCCCGGCGAGGCCGTGGGGCGCGCCTGGGCCGTGGCCGCCGAGGTCGAGAGCGGTGAGGACGCGCCCGTCCGCATCGGCACCGGGGTGGAGCAGGGCGGGGCGGCCCGCCGCGCCGTGCGGATCGAGGGCGAAACCGTCTCGCCCGGCCGCCTGGCCGACCATGTCCGCCCGATCTGGCTGACGCCCGCCCAGGACCGCCTGTTCCTGGAGGCCGCCTCCGAACGGCGGCGGTTCTTCGACCGCCTGGTCTTCGCGGGGGAGCCGGCCCACGCGGCCAACGCCAACGCCTATGACAAGGCCCAGCGTGAGCGCATGCGCCTGCTGACCGACGCCGCCGAGGCCGGCGCGCCGCCCGACGCGACCTGGCTGAACGCGCTGGAGGCCCGGCTGGCCGAGTCCGGGGCCCTGATGTCCCAGGCGCGCGCCCGCACGCTGCTGGCCCTGCAGGCTGAGATCGACGGTCGCGGCGACAGGCCCTTTCCACAGGCCCGCCTGACCCTGACCGGCGAGTGGGAGAAGATGGCGCTGGACGGCGTTCCGTTCGCCGAGATCGAAGAGCGGCTGGCCTCCGCCCTGGCGGCGGCGCGGCCGCGCGACGGGGCTGCCGGGCGGGCCCTGACCGGTCCGCATCGCGGCGATCTGGCCATCTTCCACGTCGAGAAGGACCGTCCGGCGGCGGAGTGCTCGACCGGCGAGCAGAAAGCCCTGATTCTGAACCTCGTTCTGGCCCAGGCAGCGCGACTTTCGCGTGCGGAATCCGCGCCGAATCCTGTAATACTACTCGACGAAGTCGCCGCGCATCTCGATCTTACCCGACGAGCCGCGTTGGCTGACGAACTCACGGCGCTCAAGCTCCAGGCCTTCCTCACCGGCACGGACGAGTCGCTGTTCGACCATCTCAAGGGTCGGGCATTAGGCGTTCGCGTGGGCGAGGCCGGCCTGACCGTTCTGGAAGACGAATGA
- the gyrB gene encoding DNA topoisomerase (ATP-hydrolyzing) subunit B, with amino-acid sequence MTENTEDQVPEMTTEEAAAQYGADSIKVLKGLDAVRKRPGMYIGDTDDGSGLHHMVYEVVDNAIDEALAGHATKVQVILNADGSVTVTDDGRGIPVDMHEGEGVSAAEVIMTQLHAGGKFDQNSYKVSGGLHGVGVSVVNALSDWLELLIHRNGKVHQMRFERGDAVTSLKVTGDSPLRTEGPKAGETLSGTEVTFFPSRDTFAFIEFDRKTLEHRLRELAFLNSGVTIWFKDNRDAEPWEEKLHYDGGIEAFVRHLDKVKTPLLKAPISVRGVKDKVEVDLALWWNDSYHEQMLCFTNNIPQRDGGTHLSAFRAALTRIITGYAESSGILKKEKVSLGGEDAREGLTCVLSVKVPDPKFSSQTKDKLVSSEVRPAVEGLVQEGLATWFEEHPNEAKQIVSKIAEAAAAREAARKARELTRRKSALDITSLPGKLADCSERDPAKSEIFIVEGDSAGGSAKQARNRDNQAVLPLRGKILNVERARFDKMLSSDQIGTLITALGAGIGRDDFNPDKVRYHKIVLMTDADVDGAHIRTLLLTFFYRQMPELIERGYIYIAQPPLYKAAKGKSSRYLKDDSEMDAFLIDEGVDGAELDLPSGERRTSQDLLALVQLCRQAKGNIDRLAARAPSFAIEQSALAGLLGETPDIAAAAARLDLYAEEGDGPWTGDRGDTGYVFKRVRRGVTETVVLDDGLLHAADARRLAERAGALAEIFSGRAVFRRKDKSTTVRGPMDLVAAVMDAGRKGLTIQRYKGLGEMNPDQLWETTLDVEARTLLQVRVNHADDADDMFSRLMGDLVEPRREFIQENALDAEVDV; translated from the coding sequence ATGACCGAGAACACCGAAGACCAAGTTCCCGAAATGACGACCGAGGAAGCCGCCGCCCAGTATGGCGCCGACTCGATCAAGGTGCTGAAGGGCCTCGACGCGGTCCGCAAGCGTCCGGGCATGTACATCGGCGACACCGACGACGGCTCGGGCCTGCACCACATGGTCTACGAGGTGGTCGATAACGCCATCGACGAGGCCCTCGCCGGGCACGCCACCAAGGTCCAGGTCATCCTCAACGCCGACGGTTCGGTGACGGTCACCGACGACGGCCGCGGCATCCCGGTCGACATGCACGAGGGCGAAGGCGTCTCGGCGGCCGAGGTCATCATGACCCAGCTGCACGCCGGCGGTAAGTTCGACCAGAACAGCTACAAGGTCTCGGGCGGCCTGCACGGCGTCGGCGTCTCGGTCGTCAACGCCCTGTCGGACTGGCTCGAGCTGCTGATCCACCGCAATGGCAAGGTCCACCAGATGCGCTTCGAGCGCGGGGATGCGGTGACCTCGCTGAAGGTCACGGGCGACTCGCCGTTGCGTACGGAAGGCCCCAAGGCCGGCGAGACCCTCTCCGGCACGGAAGTGACCTTCTTCCCGTCGCGCGACACCTTCGCGTTCATCGAGTTCGACCGGAAGACCCTGGAGCACCGCCTGCGCGAGCTGGCGTTCCTGAACTCGGGCGTGACGATCTGGTTCAAGGACAATCGCGACGCCGAGCCGTGGGAAGAAAAGCTGCACTATGACGGCGGCATCGAGGCCTTCGTTCGCCACCTCGACAAGGTCAAGACGCCGCTGCTGAAGGCCCCGATCTCGGTTCGCGGCGTCAAGGACAAGGTCGAGGTCGACCTCGCCCTGTGGTGGAACGACAGCTACCACGAGCAGATGCTGTGCTTCACCAACAACATCCCGCAGCGGGATGGCGGCACGCACCTTTCGGCGTTCCGCGCCGCGCTGACGCGGATCATCACCGGCTACGCCGAGAGTTCGGGCATCCTGAAGAAGGAAAAGGTTTCGTTGGGCGGCGAGGACGCCCGCGAAGGCCTGACGTGCGTGCTGTCGGTCAAGGTTCCGGACCCGAAGTTCAGCTCGCAGACCAAGGACAAGCTGGTCTCGTCCGAAGTGCGCCCGGCCGTCGAAGGTCTGGTGCAGGAAGGCTTGGCGACCTGGTTCGAGGAGCACCCGAACGAGGCCAAGCAGATCGTTTCAAAGATCGCCGAGGCCGCCGCGGCCCGCGAGGCCGCCCGCAAGGCGCGCGAACTGACCCGCCGCAAGAGCGCGCTCGACATCACGAGCCTGCCCGGCAAGCTGGCCGACTGCTCCGAGCGCGATCCGGCCAAGTCCGAGATCTTCATCGTCGAGGGCGACAGCGCCGGCGGCTCGGCCAAGCAGGCCCGCAACCGCGACAACCAGGCCGTCCTGCCCCTGCGCGGCAAGATCCTGAACGTCGAACGGGCGCGGTTCGACAAGATGTTGTCGTCGGATCAGATCGGCACGCTGATCACGGCCTTGGGGGCCGGCATCGGCCGCGACGACTTCAATCCGGACAAGGTGCGCTACCACAAGATCGTGTTGATGACCGACGCCGACGTCGACGGCGCCCACATCCGCACCCTGCTGCTGACCTTCTTCTATCGGCAGATGCCGGAGCTGATCGAGCGCGGCTACATCTACATCGCCCAGCCGCCGCTCTACAAAGCCGCCAAGGGTAAGTCCTCGCGCTATCTGAAGGACGACAGCGAGATGGACGCCTTCTTGATCGACGAGGGTGTCGACGGGGCCGAACTGGACCTGCCGTCGGGCGAACGTCGCACCAGCCAGGACCTGCTGGCTTTGGTGCAGCTGTGCCGCCAGGCCAAGGGCAATATCGATCGCCTGGCCGCCCGCGCGCCATCGTTCGCCATCGAGCAGTCGGCCCTGGCTGGCCTGCTGGGCGAAACGCCCGACATCGCGGCCGCCGCGGCCCGCCTGGACCTCTATGCCGAGGAAGGCGATGGCCCGTGGACGGGCGATCGTGGCGACACGGGCTATGTTTTCAAGCGTGTCCGTCGTGGCGTCACCGAGACCGTGGTGCTGGATGACGGCCTTCTGCATGCCGCCGACGCCCGTCGCCTGGCCGAGCGGGCAGGGGCCCTGGCCGAGATCTTCTCGGGCCGGGCGGTGTTCCGCCGCAAGGACAAGTCGACCACCGTCCGGGGGCCGATGGACCTCGTGGCCGCCGTGATGGACGCCGGCCGCAAGGGCCTTACCATCCAGCGCTACAAGGGGCTGGGTGAGATGAATCCCGACCAGCTGTGGGAGACGACGCTGGACGTCGAGGCTCGCACCCTGCTGCAGGTGCGGGTGAACCATGCCGACGACGCCGACGACATGTTCAGCCGCCTGATGGGCGACCTGGTCGAACCGCGTCGCGAGTTCATTCAGGAAAACGCCCTGGATGCCGAGGTGGACGTCTAG
- a CDS encoding cache domain-containing protein: MTRASSCVDRVDSLESVSRGGARMEQDASLRPERILDLSERLSSVAGEKIGEIARVNRAAKMLAINALIVAARAGEAGKGFAIVAEEFKKISTEIDAVAAALDSQVRADLDELSAIGGAILGHMRGQRLADLALNAIEIVDRNLYERTCDVRWWATDSAVVACLAESDDTAARRYASERLGVILDAYTVYLDLWICDAKGRVVANGRPGRYPNVIGRSVAEARWFQDGMSTASGDDFVACDIERSHALGDAPVATYATAIRAGGQSKGEVLGVLGVHFDWRPQAQAVVDGVRLTPEERERSRVMLLDQKGRVLASSDNQGVLSEVFPLDVSAGPMGSYADGEITVGYALTPGYETYAGLGWYGCLVQRQQVQTAAVAAA, encoded by the coding sequence ATGACGAGGGCGTCATCTTGCGTGGATCGAGTTGATTCGCTCGAAAGTGTTTCGCGTGGGGGCGCACGGATGGAACAAGACGCAAGTCTCCGTCCAGAACGGATTCTTGACCTCTCGGAGCGTCTGTCCAGCGTGGCGGGCGAAAAGATCGGCGAGATCGCCAGGGTCAATCGCGCGGCCAAGATGCTGGCCATCAACGCGCTGATCGTCGCGGCGCGGGCGGGCGAGGCCGGCAAGGGCTTCGCGATCGTCGCCGAGGAATTCAAGAAGATCTCGACCGAGATCGACGCCGTGGCCGCCGCGCTGGACAGTCAGGTGCGCGCCGATCTGGACGAGCTGTCGGCCATCGGCGGGGCGATCCTGGGCCACATGCGCGGTCAGCGCCTGGCCGACCTTGCTCTCAACGCCATCGAGATCGTGGACCGCAACCTCTACGAACGCACCTGCGACGTGCGCTGGTGGGCCACGGACTCGGCGGTGGTGGCGTGCCTGGCCGAAAGCGACGATACCGCCGCGCGCCGCTACGCTAGCGAGCGTCTGGGCGTGATCCTGGACGCCTACACCGTCTATCTCGACCTCTGGATCTGCGACGCCAAGGGGCGGGTGGTCGCCAATGGCCGGCCGGGCCGCTACCCGAACGTCATCGGCCGTTCGGTGGCCGAGGCGCGCTGGTTCCAGGACGGGATGAGCACGGCCAGCGGCGACGACTTCGTGGCCTGCGACATCGAGCGGTCCCACGCGCTGGGCGACGCGCCGGTGGCCACCTACGCCACGGCGATCCGCGCCGGCGGCCAGTCCAAGGGCGAGGTTCTGGGCGTGCTGGGCGTGCATTTCGACTGGCGGCCCCAGGCCCAGGCCGTCGTGGACGGCGTGCGCCTGACGCCCGAGGAGCGTGAACGCTCGCGGGTGATGCTGCTGGATCAAAAGGGACGAGTATTGGCCTCGTCCGACAACCAGGGTGTTCTCAGCGAAGTCTTTCCGCTGGATGTCTCGGCCGGTCCGATGGGAAGCTACGCCGACGGGGAGATCACCGTCGGCTATGCATTGACGCCCGGCTACGAGACTTACGCGGGTCTTGGCTGGTACGGCTGCCTTGTTCAGCGACAACAGGTTCAAACAGCAGCGGTTGCAGCCGCTTAG